The Gemmatimonadaceae bacterium genome window below encodes:
- a CDS encoding alpha/beta fold hydrolase, which yields MNTLILAACLVASTITLPDSGGSAPAPREEPMTLQTPTGAIEGTLTLPAEGAGPYPVALIIAGSGPTDRDGNSPAGVRTDAYKLIANDLAARGIATLRYDKRGIAASRAAGRSESDLRFDDYVRDAEGWLTELRADRRFTTVTVIGHSEGSLIGMVAAPAAHADGYISLEGAGLPAAVVLRTQLAGKLPPDLAAESERILSGLEKGQTTDSVPAPLQPLYRASVQPYLISWFKYDPATEIAKLQIPALIVQGTHDAQIGLDEAQRLAKADPQATLLVLDGMTHVLKDAPAGLAAQTAAYTDPSLPLDPKLVPAIAEFVERLRR from the coding sequence ATGAACACGCTGATCCTCGCCGCCTGCTTGGTGGCCTCGACGATCACCCTCCCCGACTCCGGAGGCTCCGCCCCAGCGCCGCGCGAAGAACCCATGACCCTCCAGACCCCGACCGGGGCGATCGAGGGAACGCTCACCCTGCCCGCCGAGGGCGCGGGCCCCTACCCCGTGGCGCTGATCATCGCCGGCTCCGGGCCCACCGACCGCGACGGCAACAGCCCGGCCGGCGTACGCACCGACGCCTACAAACTCATCGCCAACGACCTGGCGGCGCGCGGCATCGCAACCCTGCGCTACGACAAGCGGGGCATCGCCGCCAGCCGCGCCGCCGGCCGCAGCGAGTCCGATCTGCGGTTCGACGACTACGTGCGCGACGCCGAAGGCTGGCTGACCGAGCTCCGCGCCGACCGGCGCTTCACGACCGTCACCGTAATCGGGCACAGCGAGGGATCGTTGATCGGGATGGTCGCCGCGCCCGCGGCCCACGCCGATGGGTACATCTCGCTGGAAGGAGCAGGCCTGCCTGCCGCGGTCGTCCTCCGCACCCAACTCGCGGGCAAATTGCCCCCGGATCTGGCCGCCGAGTCGGAACGCATCCTGTCGGGTCTCGAGAAGGGACAGACCACCGACAGCGTGCCTGCCCCGCTGCAGCCGCTCTACCGCGCGAGTGTGCAGCCCTATCTCATCTCATGGTTCAAGTACGATCCGGCCACGGAGATCGCCAAGCTGCAGATCCCGGCGCTCATCGTGCAGGGGACGCACGACGCGCAGATCGGCCTGGACGAGGCACAGCGGCTGGCCAAGGCCGATCCGCAGGCCACGCTGCTCGTGCTCGACGGCATGACGCACGTGCTCAAGGACGCGCCGGCCGGGCTGGCCGCGCAGACGGCGGCGTACACCGATCCGTCGCTGCCGCTCGACCCCAAGCTCGTACCGGCGATCGCCGAGTTCGTGGAGCGCCTGCGGCGGTAG
- a CDS encoding alpha/beta fold hydrolase, with the protein MNRASLAAAGLCLAVGASAGAQGADQYTFRMLLGRDTLTSEVVQRTPMRLDVDMVDKSTGTRWRYAMTLAPDAQVAAMTSAFYRLANGDTVPFQSADLAFEGDSVRATVSGNVSRVQTLATRPGAVPYINPSFAMVEQALRRARAIGRAVDTVPLFMVSGGQTIPAVVEWVGGDSATVRLGATTMRAAVGPDGALLGALIPLQNVTVLREGGTHPLVIRKIDYGAPLGAPYTAQDVTVHTPEGLSLTGTLTLPAVRSGPVPAVVTITGSGTEDRDERISIVDGYRPFWQVADTLGRRGIATLRLDDRGMNGSTAGPPTATSADYANDIRAALAYLRTRPEIDGTRLGLVGHSEGGMIAPMVAATDPSLKGIVLLAGPAYTGRRILEFQQRNAVANATSLTPDQRRAALAESAKATGELAAKSAWLRYFMDYNPLLTAREVRVPVLILQGETDQQVTPEQADTLAAAFRAGGDRDVTVRKFPATDHLFVADSTGDPARYGSLPTRVVRPVVLGTLADWLVAHLR; encoded by the coding sequence GTGAATCGTGCATCGCTCGCCGCTGCCGGCCTGTGCCTCGCCGTCGGCGCTTCCGCCGGCGCCCAGGGCGCCGACCAGTATACCTTCCGCATGTTGTTGGGCCGCGACACGCTCACGAGCGAGGTCGTGCAGCGCACTCCCATGCGCCTGGACGTCGACATGGTCGACAAGTCGACGGGCACCCGGTGGCGGTATGCGATGACCCTGGCTCCGGATGCGCAGGTGGCGGCCATGACGAGCGCCTTCTACCGGCTGGCCAACGGCGATACGGTGCCATTCCAGAGCGCCGATCTCGCGTTCGAGGGCGACTCGGTGCGTGCCACGGTGTCGGGCAACGTCTCGCGCGTCCAGACGCTTGCTACGCGGCCGGGCGCGGTGCCCTACATCAATCCCTCGTTCGCCATGGTAGAGCAGGCGTTGCGCCGCGCGCGCGCCATAGGACGCGCCGTCGACACCGTGCCGCTGTTCATGGTGTCGGGCGGGCAGACGATTCCGGCGGTGGTGGAGTGGGTAGGTGGCGACTCCGCTACGGTCCGCCTTGGTGCCACCACCATGCGCGCCGCGGTGGGGCCGGACGGCGCGTTGCTCGGCGCGCTGATTCCCCTGCAGAACGTCACGGTATTGCGCGAGGGTGGGACGCACCCGCTGGTCATCCGGAAGATCGATTACGGCGCCCCCCTGGGGGCACCCTACACCGCTCAGGACGTAACCGTCCACACGCCCGAGGGGCTGTCGCTCACCGGCACGCTCACGCTGCCCGCCGTGCGGTCCGGCCCCGTACCGGCAGTGGTCACGATCACCGGCTCTGGTACCGAGGACCGTGATGAGCGGATCTCGATCGTGGATGGCTACCGCCCGTTCTGGCAGGTGGCCGACACCTTGGGGCGGCGTGGGATTGCCACGCTGCGGCTGGATGACCGCGGCATGAACGGTTCGACCGCCGGGCCGCCCACGGCAACCTCGGCCGACTATGCCAACGACATCCGCGCCGCGCTGGCGTACCTGCGTACGCGGCCCGAGATCGACGGGACTCGGCTGGGGCTGGTGGGGCACAGCGAGGGCGGGATGATCGCGCCCATGGTGGCGGCTACCGATCCATCGCTCAAGGGAATCGTGCTGCTGGCCGGGCCGGCGTACACGGGGCGGCGCATCCTCGAGTTCCAGCAGCGCAACGCGGTGGCCAATGCGACGTCGCTCACGCCGGACCAGCGCAGGGCGGCGCTCGCCGAGAGCGCGAAAGCCACGGGCGAACTGGCGGCGAAGAGCGCCTGGCTGCGGTACTTCATGGATTACAACCCACTGCTCACGGCCCGGGAGGTACGGGTGCCGGTGCTGATCCTACAGGGGGAAACGGATCAACAGGTGACGCCGGAGCAGGCAGACACGCTCGCCGCGGCCTTCCGCGCCGGGGGCGATCGCGACGTCACGGTGCGGAAATTCCCGGCCACCGACCATCTGTTCGTGGCCGATTCGACAGGGGATCCCGCGCGGTATGGGTCGCTTCCCACTCGGGTGGTGCGGCCGGTCGTGCTGGGTACGCTCGCCGACTGGCTGGTGGCGCATCTGCGGTGA
- a CDS encoding autorepressor SdpR family transcription factor, producing MDSAFKALADPTRREILKLLRKRPRTSGEIAEQFDTAWPTISRHLGVLRDAGLVLSERHGQQVVYELNTTVFNDVVEQLLDWIRPGRKHA from the coding sequence ATGGACTCCGCCTTCAAAGCCCTCGCCGACCCCACCCGCCGAGAGATCCTCAAACTCCTGCGCAAACGGCCCCGCACCTCGGGAGAAATCGCCGAACAGTTCGACACCGCCTGGCCCACGATCTCCCGCCACCTTGGCGTGCTCCGCGACGCCGGGCTCGTCCTGTCCGAGCGCCACGGCCAGCAGGTCGTTTACGAACTCAACACCACGGTGTTCAACGACGTCGTCGAGCAGTTGCTCGATTGGATTCGACCGGGGAGGAAGCATGCGTAA
- a CDS encoding SdpI family protein: MRKWYPVILIAGALSFSAIAYPHLPLSMPMHWGINGQPNGYGSRLVGAFLMPLIALAIWGFMRGLPLIDPRRANYAKFQGTYDLVVDAVITLLVAVHVAVIGAALGWPIRIDRVMPVVVGGMLLLLGNVMPRARSNWWFGIRTPWTLSSDTVWTKTHRVGGYLMTAAGIVTVLSVVLPARAGFVVLMSAVMGASLGSVVYSYFAWKGEQT, from the coding sequence ATGCGTAAGTGGTATCCCGTGATCCTGATCGCGGGGGCGCTCTCGTTCTCGGCGATCGCGTATCCCCACCTTCCGCTCTCGATGCCGATGCACTGGGGCATCAACGGCCAGCCCAACGGCTACGGCAGCCGGCTGGTCGGCGCCTTCCTCATGCCCTTGATCGCGCTCGCCATCTGGGGCTTCATGCGCGGCCTGCCGCTCATCGATCCGCGGCGCGCGAACTACGCCAAGTTCCAGGGCACCTACGACCTGGTGGTCGATGCCGTCATCACGCTGCTGGTGGCGGTCCATGTCGCGGTGATTGGCGCCGCGCTCGGCTGGCCGATCCGCATCGACCGGGTCATGCCGGTCGTGGTCGGGGGCATGCTGCTGCTCCTGGGCAACGTCATGCCCCGCGCCCGCTCCAACTGGTGGTTCGGCATCCGCACGCCGTGGACGCTGTCCAGCGACACCGTGTGGACCAAGACGCATCGCGTGGGCGGCTACCTCATGACCGCGGCGGGCATTGTCACCGTGCTGTCCGTCGTCCTGCCCGCCCGCGCCGGATTCGTCGTGCTGATGAGCGCCGTGATGGGCGCGTCGTTGGGTTCGGTGGTCTACTCGTACTTCGCCTGGAAGGGAGAACAAACGTGA
- a CDS encoding SWIB/MDM2 domain-containing protein, which yields MAAKKAKKSAKKGAKKAAKKTVKKAKKPAKKAAPKKKAKRKPNAAFMRPVQPDAMLATVVGSTPIPRTEVTKKLWVYIKKNGLQDAKERRMINADANLKAVFGGKGKVSMFEMTKLVGKHLK from the coding sequence ATGGCTGCAAAAAAGGCGAAGAAGAGCGCGAAGAAGGGCGCGAAGAAAGCCGCCAAGAAGACCGTGAAGAAGGCGAAGAAGCCGGCGAAGAAGGCCGCGCCGAAAAAGAAGGCGAAGCGCAAACCAAACGCCGCGTTCATGAGGCCCGTGCAGCCGGATGCGATGCTCGCCACCGTCGTGGGTTCGACTCCGATCCCGCGCACCGAAGTGACGAAGAAGCTCTGGGTGTACATCAAGAAGAACGGCCTGCAGGATGCCAAAGAGCGTCGCATGATCAACGCCGACGCGAACCTGAAGGCGGTGTTCGGCGGCAAGGGCAAGGTCTCGATGTTCGAGATGACCAAGCTCGTCGGCAAGCACCTCAAGTAG